The Phaseolus vulgaris cultivar G19833 chromosome 10, P. vulgaris v2.0, whole genome shotgun sequence DNA window ATAATTGAGCTGAAAGTCTGGGGAACCGGATGGTGTAGCCTTTTAATTGGTCGAAACAAACAAAGAGAAAAGCATATTCTGCTTCTTTTGCCGGGTGAATAGGGAAAGAAAAATCTAAAATCGAGTTTGATGACTTCTTCTTGGTGATCTTCTTCGATCGCTGGAAAATCTCAAGGGAccatataattataatattccATTTCCTTTAATTTCTAGAGACTAGAATTATTGTGAAAGTATCACAGTCATTAGTTAATAGTTATTTGTGTTACTATTTCTAATATACTACACAATATATGGCCCATGTGCACATGGAAGCTGGGACAAGATAAAGTCACTACCAGCTTCTCTGCCGACAAATTAGCTTAAACAATTTCAAACAAGTTTCAAGTTGTTGGCACTCTCTAATCTCTAGTTCTGGTAATGTGCTATTGCATTATATTAAAATGTCGGTTCAGAGATGCTGTTACTaactatatttataattttttaaaccatGATAAATTGGAAATGGCCAGTTATTTTAGTAGGTACGTGCCTTTGAAGTAAATATACAAAAGACAAAAGTGGTTACTGTTTGCTTATCTGATGTAATGTTAAATGTGTATTTGATTGGTGTTATATGGTGAGCAAATAGCTTTTTATTCCTTTTATAATTGCATAAACTGAAGATGTGTTCCTTCATGAGGTGATTGCTTGTATAAGAATCCGTGACCGTGACACAAGGGAAATGTTAAACCAAAAGGAAACCCAAAGTATATGTAGTCTTTCTTTACCAACACGAGTCAGAAACAAGCCATTAAGGCCAGTAAAAAAGGAAATGAACTCTGAAATGATTCTAAATGTTGCAAGCCAAAATGGTAAAATGATTATTATTGGAGCATAGTGTGGCCTCACATTTAATAGAAAAGGATAAGAAAAACAACCCATTACCTTCACCTCTTGGGTTGAAGGTTGTGTTACGCATTGATTCAATTCTGATATTTAATCAATTTTTCAACGTGAAACTAAACCTGTGAACATCTAACTGAAGTCATGATAGCTAGTATTTTGACACGATTCATTAAGAGATACTTTTTAATTACGTTACTCCTAGTTGCATATCCAGAATTTGGAGTTGTGAAGCATTTTCTCTTTGCAATTTCCACCAGTTCTTCTCTTtgcaataaataaaatcattaagaCAGACAAAATAAACACCCTATTGTAGCAGTATTGGTGAAAAGATAAAGCATTGGTCAAAGATGCTGATTAAGGTGTTTCTCCTTCCCCTCCCTCAAAGTAAAAGTGTAGTAAAATTAATTGTGTACAAGTCAATCAAATGATTAAAGATCATCCAGCTGCAAGTGGATTAGTAAACTTTCTACACTGAATGTTCCATTCTGCTATTTCGTTTCATAAGATTATCACCACCACTACAATAACAACTACATTTTTTGATTACTATGAGGTTCCATAAAAGTAATGTACACGGTTCTGTTTAGGTACATTCTAAGAACAAAAAAAGGAACTATGATAATTTCAAACTGCACCAATGTTTAAGATACACTCACACCAGAAAATATATGACCTTGGAAGCAAGCATGTAATTTGAGAGGACAAAACTCTAAAAGACCAATTCTAGCATAGAAAATATAATGTCCTCTAAACATGAAGAGTATAAGCTTGAAAAATTTACAAAGAAAAACTATATAAGCAGCACATTGTCCTCTCCAGATCCAAGGCCAGGCTATGATAATAACGAGTACCTTAAGAACTGGAGGCCCGAGGAATGCTAAAGCATGACTTGGAAGAGGGTGAACTAGCACCACCTCCTTCATTATCATTAGATGATCTATAGCCTAAGAGCTTCTTCTTTCCAAACTTGGCCATAGGGACAACTTTTGAGGAGCTTGATGATGATGACCATGATGAGTATGAGGATGAGAGAATCATTTTCTTGAGGTTCAGTTTTGGTAGCAAAGCCAGCAGAAGATTGGACTTTGAGTgcttcttctctttctttttgtAGGCATTGAAGTTAAAATGATAAGAAGGTGGAGGAGTTAGAGGAGGGAGAGTGTTCTCTGAGAATGTGTGTTTGGGTGTGCCTGGCTGAGATTCCCACACAAATGGCACAGCAAGGGCTATTCTGAAAGAAGGGTTGGACATGGAACTTTCCTTTGAGAGTAGCCTGCAGAAGAACTTGTCATCTTGCTTGATTTGAAGGACACTCTTCTGATGTAACTCGGATTTAGCATTAACCATCTTTGTTTGATTGGAACCGTACGAGTTGTTGTCACCGACTCTGATTTGAGTTTGCAGAGGAGATAGAAAAAGGTTTAGGCCTGGTTTCTGGTTCAAGTCAGAGTGCCAATTACAAATGAAGTCATAATAGCTTGAGTGTCCATATATATCCAACAGTGTACCTTAACTATGCAACTTGGTTATTGACAAATAATCGGTATTAACTTCACACTTTTAAGGCTAAACCTTCCAATTTTCTGTACCTAACTGTTTTGACCATTTCTCTATGCTTCTTACACTGTGTTTGAGAAAAAATCCTTGTGTTACTCCATAAAAAGTTTAATAAGACAACCCTTGTTTTTTTTCAGTCAGAAATGCATACAAACAATGTTTAAACTTCTTTTAAACTCTATAATCAAATTATCCCTAACATActcatttcttttattaagaaaaaaacaaaatctgAGTACAAGTTAGTTATATATTATGCACACTTCAAACCCTTTTTATTACATGAGGGGCTTGctaaaatatataatacaatCTTCAACAGCCAGGTAATGTTGTTTTATAGTTAGTTGGTCGTAATCTTCAACTGAGAAATGGTAAGTAAACCATCGTAATTTTCAATGGAGAAATGATGAGTAAAACATCATGATTATTCCCAACTGGCCTGTGGTATATGCCAGCCTTTGATTTCTGGTATACTGAGCTAGGACCCTACCCTACACATGTAAACAATGTTATGCAATATTGTTCACATTCTCATGATGCACAACTTGCTTTCAGGGAAATAGATACCATATATATATTCCATAGGTTAATTAATTTCGCATAAATCTTTCAACACATGAACTTGTTGATCCAGCAACTAGAGGAGCAGCTAAGTTTATGGCTTCAGGTCCTCTAGACTATTTTGTCACGAGGAAGCAGCACCTGAAAATGGTCACTTTAAAAGGAAACTAACATGGGACGCACGTGCCACATTAAGGGACATACTCTACTCTACCCTTCTTTCCTCTTGCATTATAATTATCTCGTACTAAGTGCTACCCTCACATGCAGCTTCCATTTATGGTGACAGAAGAGTTTGATATGGCCACATGGGTTTCTTTTACATAAAAGAGACTTTAGATATATGGGGGTAAGGTGCTATGATAATGAATGAGACCTAACTAAATGTGTTAATGGGAAGATGACCTACCCTGTGGTCCTACATCCTCTACCTATTTTACATACATGACACATTTTTGGGGCTATGATCAGTGTTACATCAGAGTGTGGCACCTGGACAAGTTTGGACAAAGACCATTTTCTGTGTACATTTCATATAGGTGTATGTATATGTGAGTGGATATGCAAAATAAAGTAGCTGCAAATTATGTAATTGCTGAAGCATTTAAGAAAGCCTCACTGCATGATTTTATATCTAATGATTAGTAGCATTCACTAGATTTACATTGTTAATACATGCCTTTGAACAGGAAATTGTGGAATTGTCTTTGTGTGAAATTGCATTCCAAGAATGCATTAGTTGGTGCAATAGGTAAAACGTCTTTGCATTGGATAGAGGTAGTGATTTGAGAGGTGAAGGTTATGGGTTTAGAAAAgaaataggtaaaaaaaaatatattagtttgTATAGATGGGactaattacaaaattataaaactagGCTAATTAATTAGGTACATTTTATACTAATGAGAGAGAGAGACGTACACACCATGGTTTACATTATTTATTGTTGTTCACAATTGGATAGGATCAtccaaaaaaaacaaaaaatgagtattaaaaatcctaaaatattATCCTACTAAAATTGTTGACAAGTTTAAGTTTAATCAAACTCTTGTTTACTTAATTAGGAAATTGGTAAGATATAATTTTCTAATAAGAAAGAgcgaaagaagaaaatgaaaaaaaatcatatataatatattcatttaagtatatattatattatattatattacactatatcatatatatatatatatatatatatatattgttagttgtgaataaaattaagataaataatatGAGGATGAAGTTTGATATTTATATGAGATTTGCTAAGACTGTGTTTGACATTTCCAAGATGAATTTTGTCTCTGAAGGATATCAagttaaataataatcaaaataaatgaaaaggaGAGAGTAagctatattaaaaaaaacaaaatataaggtGCATAGGAGAATAAAGAATGAAACTCTCATTTAATACGAACTCTCATTTCACCACATTTCTATTCAATATTTTCCAATTCTTTATTATTAGTTGGTAAACTATTCTCTTTATTAATCCTTATTGCATCATTTTTTAGCTTCCTTCactctctttatttttttcaattttgttttcaacAACCAATCACGCGTTTTAGTTACTTTTCAAACCCAAATTACTTTCGGAAATTATGACTTTTATTTAGgtgtttttgtatttattttttactattaaCAATTTGGTTTCATGTACATatctaaaagaaaattattttttaagttttatcttCACGTTTCTTCAAAAATGTATGTATTTGgaattgaaattgtttttatatttactttattgaaattgtttatttttttacgaGTCATAGTTCttcaatataatattttcatttcactaaaattaaaaaatattaagattattagtttaaataaataaaaaatgtatagaTTCATATTTGTTTTTCAGCTAGCTCATCGCCaaatcaatttttataaaaaacaatatattatttaaatctatatttatatctttctttattataaaatagCACAAAGATTAACAATAAAAGGAAGGCAAAAGATAtaagaatgaatatctcttctaTTATTCTcttgaaatcaaaacaaatagtctgaatatatacaaagcagtacactcattctaggtctaacaaaagagagaaataatcaatcaataaatactagaatcataaccgacgaagacaaaataaaggtcaCCTCTATAAAGGGAAACAACTAAGAATTAAAAAAGACACAATTAATATTAGCATTCTTCCATGTATCCATATCCTTTAATACCCCCCATAAGCTGGGGACCAAATATTGATCAGACCCAGCTTGGAATAAATACTCTTGAAAGATCGAGGACTTAAAGTTTTGGTATAAATGTCAGCTAGTTGCTCTGTGATAAAACACAATACACAAATTAGATATCAAATACAGTGAGATTAAGATtgattttgaaagaagtttttcaaaaagtttGCAAGATTGCTGAATAAGTTGTGCACTGGTTCAAGGTCTGATCATAGGAGCTTTTTTATTCCTATAAAGTATTGTGTTtggcaaagagggtgagtggttcttgtggtatcaagatcacctctttgtggttgtgtgAAGTGTAATCTGTGAGTGGTTACTAGTGGAACCCAGTGGTtattctgggaactggatgtagctcaaggttgagtaaACGAGTATAAATTGACTGagtaatctctctctctctctctctctctctctctctctctctctctctctctctctctctctctctctctctctctctctctctccctcctTATAAACGGTTTGTTTTAATTATGCTTTTGTTGTTGCTATAAACAACCGTttaaaacgaagtttcaaccgattggAATTCTGCAAACAGTTTCTTTTACATTGTTTGAGTGTCTTCCTTGATTGCTTAATCTGTGATTTGTGTTAAAGcttcattcttattcaatctttgcgaaaatcatttgacaaacaattcacccccccccctcttgtttaaaccattaattctaacaattggcatcaagagctaggttcttgaaaaatattcaagttctgtttttctgaaaactgtTTTAAATGCCTGACAAGttgccttttggggaaggtgcttccatAAATAGACCCCCACTGTTTTGTGGTGtaaattaccagttttggaaggtaaggatgaagatctttatgcaTTCCACagatattgaaaatggtccttttattcctCAAGTTAAAAGAGATGatgttttaattgataaacCTTCATCTTAATAGACTGAGGCTGAAagcaagaaaccaaaatttgattggattgctaaaaacataataaccttTGCTTTGAGttgtgatgagtttttcagggtatcaCAATGCAattcagcaaaggagatgtgggacatccttgaagtcacacatgaaggaacaaatgatgttAAGAGGgcaagaaagcatgctctcatccaagagtatgagctTTTCAAAATGCAGAAAGGGGAGACTATATGTGATGTGCAGAAACGGTTCTCTCATATTTTGAATCATTTTATGAGCCTTGGGAAGAACTTTGAAAAAAGAGGAgttaaacatcaagatcttgaagtgtcttgatagaacatgACAGCCAAAGGTCACTGCCATTTCAGAATCAAAGGACTTAACATCAATGAcagttgcttctttgtttggtaagctaaGGGAGCATGAGCTTGAGATGAATAACAACAAGACTCAAGTGATAGTGATGAAGATACCATGAGTCTActgtcaagaaagtttagcGAATTCTTGAAAAAGAATAAAGGCCAAGCTTCAAAGAGTTACATTTCTAAAAAGCCAAATGATTTTAATCTTAACAAATATACTTGttatggttgtggtgaacagggTCACATCAAAGCTGAGTGACCCAATAATGAAAGCAAGGATAAAGTAGATTTCAAAAGTGAAAGAAGGGGAAAAGCCAAGAAGGCATATATAGCATGGGATGATAATGAGGTATCCTCCTCTAGCTCTTCAGAAGATGAAGAAGCAAACCTGTGTTTGAAAGCATCTGTAACAAGCAATAtgatttcatcttcttcaatcaaaGGTAACAATTACTATCAATTACTTGAAGCTTTCaatgaaactcatgaagaagctaactgaTTGGCTCTCTCtcacaaccggttgaaaggtttgaacaactggcttgaaaatagagtcaaaacactggaagaagagttggaaaaatccaaagttgattttgaaaaccttgatttGATTTACAATAACTCTACTTGCAGTTGTGGCTCaaatttttgtgaaaattgtgaaaatcttgaaagaaagattcactatcttttgaaaactaTGGATAAGCTTACAACTGGAacgattcaaccggttaa harbors:
- the LOC137816561 gene encoding uncharacterized protein, which produces MVNAKSELHQKSVLQIKQDDKFFCRLLSKESSMSNPSFRIALAVPFVWESQPGTPKHTFSENTLPPLTPPPSYHFNFNAYKKKEKKHSKSNLLLALLPKLNLKKMILSSSYSSWSSSSSSSKVVPMAKFGKKKLLGYRSSNDNEGGGASSPSSKSCFSIPRASSS